The Oncorhynchus gorbuscha isolate QuinsamMale2020 ecotype Even-year unplaced genomic scaffold, OgorEven_v1.0 Un_scaffold_141:::fragment_2:::debris, whole genome shotgun sequence genome includes a region encoding these proteins:
- the alg2 gene encoding alpha-1,3/1,6-mannosyltransferase ALG2, whose translation MVRVVFLHPDLGIGGAERLVVDAAVALRSRGCSVQIWTAHHDPTHCFSETLDPDLNVVCVGDWLPTSVFGYLHALCAYLRMIYVALYLVFLSGVEYDVVFCDQVSVCIPVLRLSRQRKKVLFYCHFPDQLLTQRGSALKKLYRAPIDRLEELTTGMADMVLVNSCFTAVVFRETFRSLDGVQTDVLYPSLNTHSFDRPPEEQLEQGLGGLIPEGVSCLFLSLNRYERKKSLGLALEGLSSLKTHLATGDQAGIHLVVAGGYDGRVAENVQHYAELKELAARLGLEDSVTFLRSPSDSQKVALLRGSACVLYTPSREHFGIVPVEAMYCCCPVIAVRSGGPLESVGDGETGFLCEPTAEAFSLAMEKLFRDPQLRKEMGQAGRRRVQEKFSLEAFSDQLHGYILRLTQ comes from the exons atGGTGCGGGTGGTGTTTCTCCACCCAGACCTGGGTATAGGTGGTGCAGAGAGGCTGGTGGTGGATGCAGCTGTAGCTCTACGCTCTCGCGGCTGCAGTGTTCAGATCTGGACGGCCCACCATGATCCCACACACTGCTTCTCAGAGACACTGGACCCAGACCTGAACGTG gtgtgtgtgggtgactgGTTGCCCACCAGTGTGTTTGGGTACCTGCATGCCCTGTGTGCCTACCTCAGGATGATCTACGTAGCTCTCTACCTGGTCTTCCTCAGCGGAGTAGAGTATGACGTGGTCTTCTGTGATCAG GTGTCGGTGTGTATCCCAGTCCTGAGGTTGTCTCGTCAGAGGAAAAAGGTTCTGTTCTACTGTCATTTCCCAGACCAGCTCCTGACCCAGAGAGGCTCAGCTCTGAAAAAGCTCTACCGCGCCCCCATagacagactggaggaactcACCACTGGCATGGCTGATATG GTGCTGGTGAATAGTTGTTTCACCGCAGTGGTCTTTAGGGAGACCTTCCGTTCCCTGGATGGGGTCCAGACTGacgtcctctatccctccctcaacACACACAGCTTTGACAGGCCCCCTGAGGAGCAGCTAGAGCAGGGTCTGGGGGGCTTGATCCCTGAAGGTGTgtcctgcctcttcctgtctctgaaCCGCTATGAGAGGAAGAAGAGCCTGGGTCTGGCCCTGGAGGGCCTCTCTTCCCTGAAGACTCACCTCGCCACAGGGGACCAGGCAGGAATCCACCTAGTGGTGGCAGGGGGGTACGACGGCCGTGTTGCTGAGAATGTCCAGCACTACGCTGAGCTGAAGGAGCTAGCAGCACGGCTGGGATTGGAGGACTCTGTCACCTTCCTGCGCTCTCCCTCAGACAGCCAGAAGGTGGCGCTGTTGCGGGGCAGTGCATGCGTTCTCTACACGCCCAGCAGAGAGCACTTTGGGATAGTGCCAGTGGAGGCCATGTACTGCTGCTGTCCCGTCATTGCTGTGAGGTCTGGAGGGCCTCTGGAGAGTGTAGGTGACGGGGAGACTGGCTTCCTGTGTGAGCCCACGGCCGAGGCCTTCTCCCTGGCCATGGAGAAGCTGTTCAGAGACCCCCAGCTCCGCAAGGAGATGGGCCAGGCCGGCAGGAGGCGGGTTcaggagaagttctccctggAGGCCTTCTCAGACCAGCTGCACGGGTACATCCTCAGACTGACCCAGTGA
- the sec61b gene encoding protein transport protein Sec61 subunit beta — translation MPGPASSATNVGAGSRSPSKTVAPRAAGSTVRQRKATSSGTRSAGRTTASAGGTGGMWRFYTEDSPGLKVGPGPVLVMSLLFIASVFMLHIWGKYTRS, via the exons ATG CCTGGACCAGCATCAAGTGCAACTAATGTCGGTGCAGGGAGCAGATCCCCCAGCAAGACAGTGGCCCCCCGCGCAGCTGGATCCACAGTCCGACAGAG GAAAGCAACGAGCAGTGGCACACGCAGTGCAGGCAGGACCACAGCGTCAGCGGGCGGCACAGGGGGCATGTGGCGCTTCTACACTGAGGACTCACCAGGACTCAAAGT agGTCCAGGACCAGTGCTGGTGATGAGTTTGCTGTTCATCGCGTCGGTCTTCATGCTGCACATCTGGGGGAAGTACACCCGCTCCTAA